From the Halocalculus aciditolerans genome, the window CCAGTATTATCCGTGAGTCGGCACTGCTAGTTAAGTCGGGTTGAGATGTGAACCGGTGAGTAACTCGTCCAGAGATGCTCGCACACCTGATAAACGACAGCTAGATCGAGTGAAACCTGATCGAACAGTAGTTTCACACCCCGAAATCCGCATTGACCGCTGCCATCATTCATCGGTGACCTGTCGGTTGGGCACACGCGAATGGCTTGAACAATTCATGCACGTCTACAACCATGAGATATCTGACTAAAATTCGGCGGGCAGATGCCGGTTGAAGGAGGGCAGAACCAGATAGCGCGGTCGTACTACCACTCCAGTACCCGAAAACGAATGTACCAGATTTGTTTTCATAACCCGCACGAAAGCCACATTCGATGTCGTCAACCGTACTGAAAGCATCGGATCTAACGCGTTCGTTCGAGGGCCAAGAAGTCCTCAGCGACGTGTCCTTCGAGCTCGACGAAGGGAGCCTAACAGCGCTGTTAGGACCGAACGGGGCTGGAAAGACCACGCTGCTACGGATGCTCAGCACGCTCCTCACTCCGACTCAGGGGTGGTTCGAAGTCTGTGGCATTCCGTATACGAACCCGTCGAAGATTCGGGAACAGATCGGCGTCCTGCCCGAGAGTAACGGGTACTATTCGGGGTGGACTGCTCAAGAGTACCTCGTCTACTTCGCCCGGCTCTCCGGCCATCCACCGGACGCGGCAAAATCCCTATCCCGGGACCTACTCACCGACTTCGGATTGGGAGACGCGACGAACGTCCCCCTCCGGGCATTTAGCCGAGGAATGCGACAACGCCTCGGACTCGCAAAAACGCTCGTAAACGACCCCGCCGTCGTTCTCCTCGACGAACCGACGCTTGGGTTAGATCCCTCGGGTCAGGTGACACTCGAAGAGTACATCCAGTCGATGGCCGAAGATCGCGGAGCCGCGGTATTACTGAGCACACACGACCTCCAAGAGGCAGAGGCGACCTGCGACGATATCCTCATTCTCAACGACGGACAGCTGGTGAGCGACGAACACGCACCAACTGTGGAGGACTCCGACGTCGAGCGGACGCTCCTGTTCCGCGTGCCGCGTGAGGCAGCGTCAACCGCTCGGGACGTTCTCTCCGAATCGGAGTTCGTCGAGGAGATCTCCGTCGAGGAGACAGTTCAATCCAGTGAACTCCGTGTCACAATCGTCGATTCGGCTGAGTCCACCGACGGGCGACGGGGGTCGGCTTCGAATCGGGTCATCCGTCGCCTCGTCGATGCGGACGTTCCACTTCTGAACTTCGAGGTCGAAACGACACAGTTGCGAGATACGTTCTTCGAGCTGACGGAGCAGTAGCCATGTCCGAAGAAACTACGACGACATCAGTTTCGACCCGTACCCAGATCCGTGGAGACGGCGGCGGGAACCCCCTGCGAACGATCACAGTCCAAGAACTCCAGGACCTCTGGCGGCGCGGGAGAGGGTTTGCACTGCTCGTCATATTCAGCCTCCTGCTTAGTGGGCTCACGTACCTCCTGGCCACGGGAAAGGAACTCAGCCTCCTCGCCCAGAAAGATATGCTGAACATGACCGTCCAGATGACGGTCCTCGTTGTCTCGCTGGGAGCGCTCATCCTCGCTGCGGACGGCTTCAGTGGCGAACGAGAACGCTCCACCCTAGAGGGATTGCTCCTCGCTCCCGTTCCGCGGTGGAATTTCGCCGTTGGGAAACTCGTCTCGGCGCTCTCGATCTGGGTCGGAGCGTACCTCGTCTCGCTCCCGTATCTGTTGACGCTCTCGAACGGCACTCACATGTTCTGGACAGCCATCGAGTTGGAACTGATCGCTGGAACTGTCCTCTCGATCTTCTTCGCGTCGTTCGGCCTCGCAGTGAGCGCAGTCGCATCCAGCAATCGGACGAGCCTCGCGTCCTGTATTCTCGTCCTGTTGGCTCTCGTCGCGCCGACCCAGTTGGCAGGCAGTGTCTACACCGGACTCATCGGTGGCCTGTTCGAGCGCGCGAATCCAGTGACGGCGATGGTCCACTTCGTGGATAAAATCCTCGTGAGCAACCACACGTGGGGAGAGATGGTCTCCTGGTTAGCGAGCCCCGTCTTTTTCGCTGTTCTCGCGTTCATCGCGCTCGTTCTTGTGAGCAAACGGCTGAACTATCAGGGAGGGCTTCGGGCATGAGTCTCTTGCCGTCGACGCGACGGATGCGCAGCCTCATCCTTCTGGCCGTCCTCCTCTCCATGCTCGTCGTCCCGATGGGAACAGTCCTCGGCCAAGGTACTGCAACGGCACAGACTAGCGTCGTCGAGTCGGTCAATGGGTCTCAGATAGCGTCGTCTTCGACCCCACTGACGGTCACGGTGAACCGCTCGACAGTCCACGCGCGAACCGGGGACGTCGTCAATATCACGTCTACGGTCCACAACACCGGGAACGCGTCCACCGGCCCAGTAACTGTGTATCTCACGCTCATGGACGTGAAGAAGCAGGCCCCACTAGACCTGGAGGACTGGGCTGCCACTCGATCCCACCAAATCACTTCGCTCGGCTCCGGTCACGCGACCGCGCAGAGCTGGAGCGTGAAAGCGATCAAAGGTGGGACGTATCGCGTGTACATCGTCGCCGTCCCCTCGAACGCCTCGTCGCAAAGCCAGCGACCGACAGCAGTAAGCGACCCAGTAGACCTCATGTTCACGCAGAGTAATAACCTCAATCCAGGAAACGTCCTGCCAACCATCCTCGGCGTTCCCGTTGGACTGCTCGTCCTCGCGGGCGCAGTCATCACGGTTCGCCGCCGACAACTCCGACCGGCCGACGAACCGGACAGTGACCGTTCGGGAGGTGATGACCGATGAGTCTGAACCTAACTGGTCGGAAACTCGTACTCCTGCTCGTCGCGGGTCTCGTCGTGATGAGCGCCGGCTGTACGAGCGGGTCCGGGACGCAAACGTACACGGGAAGTAGCTCCTCGGGTGGTGATGTTCATCTCCATTCGGCGAAGGTCGTGAACGGGGCGCTCCGACAGCTCACGATTTCGAACAACGGCAGTGCATCGGTTTCCAGCGGGACGTGGAGGATCAAGCTCAACGGCACCTCCAACAAGAAGCCGGCCTCGTTCAACACGACTGTGAACGTGGGCTCGATTGCTGCGAATTCGACGAAATCCGTGTCAATCAGAAAGGGCAGCCAACCGGACTGGCAGGACGGAGCAAAACTGACGATTCAGGCAACATCGCCTGGGGGGACAACCACTTCGATAACCATCAAACCAAAATGAATCGCTTCACAATCGAGTGATTCCGCCGACACCCTGAGGTCACCAGGGGTACGATAGCCATCCGTGTCTGCCTGCTTTTTCTTTGGATCCGGCCAAGTCTGTAGACGCCCCCGTAGGCGTACAATTTCACTCTGCAATAGGGCAGGACATAAGACTCTAGAAAGTCACGACTAGCCCCAGAAGTCGATAATGCGGTCAACAGCCCTATCAACGAAGCTCTCCCGATATCGGATGAGTAATTGGACTGTTTGCTCTTCATCTGCGACTTGATATCGTGTCGTTCGCCCTTCCCTAACACCCTCTACGACGCCCTCGTCGAGGAGGTTCGACAGGTGCCACGAGATGGTTGCCGACGTGACACCGATCTCCTCGGCGATCTCAGTATTTCGCGCCGGACCACGTTCGAGCAAGAACAAGAGGATCCGTCGAGTCGTCTCGTAGCGGAGCGTGGCCAGGATCTGACGTTCGTCTGCGTCGAGTTCACGGGCGACGAACACTCGTCGTTTCCCGTGGTAATCTTCGCTCTCCAGCACGTCGTACTCCTCTAATTCATTGAGGTGGTACTGGAGGAGTCCAGTCTCCATCCCGAGATCGCGTTTGAGTTGACTGAAGTGGATGCCCGGATTCGCTTTCACGTACTCGAATATCTGCTTGCGCGTCTCCAACGACAGCCCGTCGTCCTCGTCGCCACCCTCACCACTCATGACGTGCGGGGGCGTCTGTTACGGTATCTGGCGGGCGTTCTCTCATATGGGTTAGTCGAAGCGGCGGACGACGGTCACGAGGAGGAGGATGGCGATGCCGAGTCCGAGGAGGCTCGTGAGCAGCCCAAAATACGGAACGCCGTTGTCGAAGAAGTCTTCTCCGACCGTAGCGAGGACGTTCAGTCCCAGAAGAGCGTCAAGCAGTAAGAGGACGAGAAGACGCCGGAAACGCGTCCGGTAGTAGGCGATGGCGACGAAGACGAAAACGACGAAGACGACGAGTAACGTCACCCACCGGATGACAGTTACGGGCTCCATCTCGATCATAGATTATCGGGTCTGGCGGTTGGAGAGAGTGGGTGATAGGAGTGCCGGTTAGCTGAGTGCGACTGTGCTCGTGTCAGTCCTCGCTCGCGGATTCGGTCTTGACGACCGTCCCCGTGTTCGCGTTCACGGTCACCTGCTTGGCTGTGCCGCTAGCTGGCGTAACGATGACCTGGTAGACCGGTGAGCCGTCGTGGTTTTCGAGTGAGACGCTGGAAACGTTCCCAGAGACCGTACTCGTGGCAGCCTGCTTTGCGTCCGCGGGAGCGAGCTTCACGTCGGCCTGCGTGAAGGATTTCTCGCCCGTCTCGGATTTGGAGTCCGACTCACCGTCGTTGTTTTCACCGTCGCTC encodes:
- a CDS encoding ABC transporter ATP-binding protein, yielding MSSTVLKASDLTRSFEGQEVLSDVSFELDEGSLTALLGPNGAGKTTLLRMLSTLLTPTQGWFEVCGIPYTNPSKIREQIGVLPESNGYYSGWTAQEYLVYFARLSGHPPDAAKSLSRDLLTDFGLGDATNVPLRAFSRGMRQRLGLAKTLVNDPAVVLLDEPTLGLDPSGQVTLEEYIQSMAEDRGAAVLLSTHDLQEAEATCDDILILNDGQLVSDEHAPTVEDSDVERTLLFRVPREAASTARDVLSESEFVEEISVEETVQSSELRVTIVDSAESTDGRRGSASNRVIRRLVDADVPLLNFEVETTQLRDTFFELTEQ
- a CDS encoding ABC transporter permease; its protein translation is MSEETTTTSVSTRTQIRGDGGGNPLRTITVQELQDLWRRGRGFALLVIFSLLLSGLTYLLATGKELSLLAQKDMLNMTVQMTVLVVSLGALILAADGFSGERERSTLEGLLLAPVPRWNFAVGKLVSALSIWVGAYLVSLPYLLTLSNGTHMFWTAIELELIAGTVLSIFFASFGLAVSAVASSNRTSLASCILVLLALVAPTQLAGSVYTGLIGGLFERANPVTAMVHFVDKILVSNHTWGEMVSWLASPVFFAVLAFIALVLVSKRLNYQGGLRA
- a CDS encoding winged helix-turn-helix transcriptional regulator gives rise to the protein MSGEGGDEDDGLSLETRKQIFEYVKANPGIHFSQLKRDLGMETGLLQYHLNELEEYDVLESEDYHGKRRVFVARELDADERQILATLRYETTRRILLFLLERGPARNTEIAEEIGVTSATISWHLSNLLDEGVVEGVREGRTTRYQVADEEQTVQLLIRYRESFVDRAVDRIIDFWG
- a CDS encoding PepSY domain-containing protein: MDISRRTLIGALGAGLGSVGLAAATGSNSTTTTSSEAQHESEKDSGNDTGNNDNETGQHGAQHGDQNAPDNQSDGENNDGESDSKSETGEKSFTQADVKLAPADAKQAATSTVSGNVSSVSLENHDGSPVYQVIVTPASGTAKQVTVNANTGTVVKTESASED